One window from the genome of Nitrospira defluvii encodes:
- a CDS encoding Tll0287-like domain-containing protein, translated as MRLILTFAHTRLLWLALLLLCASTYSLHAKDVAPAGIAPEKVADFVHAVLDADRTIYTNQVVNRMQAKGIVSAAEHWEHENALPLPAQFLQHSGKLVAESGRGIRYRLISLWPIYQRNAPATDLERKALESFAQNPDRPFTGIVTSGRKQYFQAIYSDRAISAACVKCHNSHPLSPKRDFALNDVMGGMTITIPLD; from the coding sequence ATGCGTCTCATCCTGACATTCGCCCACACACGGCTGTTATGGCTCGCACTGCTGCTGCTGTGCGCCTCAACCTATTCGTTACACGCCAAGGACGTTGCCCCGGCAGGGATTGCACCGGAGAAGGTCGCCGACTTCGTGCATGCCGTACTGGATGCCGACCGGACGATCTATACCAACCAAGTGGTCAACCGCATGCAGGCCAAAGGGATCGTATCCGCCGCGGAACATTGGGAACACGAAAATGCGCTCCCTCTCCCCGCGCAATTCCTGCAACACTCCGGCAAACTCGTCGCGGAGTCCGGACGGGGCATTCGCTACCGCCTCATCAGCCTCTGGCCGATTTACCAGCGCAACGCGCCCGCCACAGACTTGGAGCGCAAGGCCTTGGAAAGTTTTGCGCAGAACCCGGACCGGCCGTTCACCGGCATCGTCACGAGCGGCCGCAAACAATACTTTCAGGCCATCTACTCAGATCGAGCGATTTCAGCTGCCTGCGTCAAGTGCCACAACAGCCATCCGCTGAGCCCCAAGCGCGACTTCGCGCTCAATGATGTGATGGGCGGAATGACTATCACCATTCCCCTGGATTGA
- a CDS encoding OmpP1/FadL family transporter, with protein MRKDPVKTRLSPIKDAISVSPTIDLCAAKLPRPGNCRRTPASTCRRLGTGLMILACGVVVAGLTAFPASVSAGSFRIYDHSASATGQASAFTAQADDASAGYYNPAGMTQLRGVQLSAGTTLIAGGFSFQNAAGTQANGDLRGSVAVPPPSNIYITANLKDLGIGSSDSTAVGLAVFSPFGTLTRWSDSSPFSTATTKAAFELIDIRPSIAFRPIPDLAIGLGADIYTFSGAFGEGQVERQFRWPGGLGIPAGTGMELNGRDTAAGFNASLLYTPLRNEDGRPLVNIGLIYRSQATLHLDGQLLAGGTRVADARTTFVVPQVLTAGIALWPVRDKEREWKLELDVDYTGWKSVRNLDAHLSNGLTVATPANWNSGYTVMIGTEHKWLNPAPLPDWDVALRAGYWHSQKAIPDQTFNPAIPDGDNHAVSTGIGFMCREHGRFLGVIPCGGSDKALSPKGLGVDLAYQAILYEHRTVAGNVNPTVNGTYRTTLHVGSINLRVNF; from the coding sequence ATGAGGAAAGACCCGGTGAAGACCAGACTCTCCCCTATTAAGGACGCCATCTCTGTGTCACCGACGATCGACCTGTGTGCGGCGAAATTGCCGCGGCCAGGCAACTGCCGCCGCACACCTGCAAGCACATGCCGCCGTCTCGGCACCGGACTGATGATTCTCGCCTGCGGCGTCGTCGTGGCCGGCCTCACCGCGTTTCCGGCATCTGTTTCGGCAGGCAGTTTCCGCATTTACGATCACAGCGCCTCCGCCACCGGTCAGGCGTCCGCGTTCACGGCCCAAGCCGACGATGCCTCCGCGGGATATTACAATCCAGCCGGCATGACGCAACTCCGCGGCGTGCAATTGTCTGCCGGCACCACCCTCATCGCCGGCGGCTTCTCATTCCAGAATGCTGCAGGCACGCAAGCCAATGGGGATCTTCGTGGCAGTGTGGCCGTTCCGCCGCCGTCGAATATTTACATCACCGCGAACCTCAAGGATCTCGGCATCGGCTCATCAGACAGTACCGCGGTCGGCTTGGCCGTCTTCAGCCCGTTCGGCACCCTGACGCGTTGGTCGGACAGCAGCCCCTTTTCCACCGCCACCACCAAGGCCGCCTTCGAACTCATCGACATTCGCCCCTCCATCGCCTTCCGGCCGATACCGGATCTGGCCATCGGCCTCGGCGCCGACATCTACACGTTTTCGGGAGCCTTTGGTGAAGGACAGGTGGAGCGCCAGTTTCGCTGGCCCGGGGGACTCGGCATTCCTGCCGGGACCGGCATGGAGCTGAACGGACGGGATACGGCGGCCGGCTTTAATGCCAGCCTGCTGTACACCCCATTGCGCAACGAAGACGGACGCCCGCTCGTGAACATCGGCCTCATCTATCGCAGCCAAGCGACCCTGCACCTGGACGGTCAATTGCTGGCTGGCGGCACCCGTGTGGCGGACGCCCGCACGACGTTTGTCGTCCCTCAAGTACTCACAGCCGGTATCGCACTCTGGCCTGTCCGCGACAAAGAGCGGGAATGGAAACTGGAATTGGATGTGGACTATACGGGTTGGAAATCGGTCCGCAACTTAGACGCCCACTTGTCGAACGGCCTGACCGTCGCCACGCCGGCCAACTGGAACAGCGGATACACGGTGATGATCGGCACGGAGCACAAGTGGCTGAATCCCGCGCCGCTGCCCGATTGGGACGTCGCCTTGCGCGCCGGGTACTGGCATTCCCAGAAAGCGATTCCCGACCAGACCTTCAACCCTGCCATCCCCGACGGCGACAACCATGCCGTATCCACCGGTATCGGCTTCATGTGTCGGGAGCATGGCCGGTTTCTTGGAGTCATTCCTTGCGGCGGATCAGACAAGGCCCTCAGCCCCAAGGGGCTTGGCGTCGACCTCGCGTACCAGGCGATCTTGTATGAACATAGAACAGTCGCCGGCAACGTCAATCCGACCGTCAACGGCACCTACCGCACGACCTTACATGTCGGCTCCATCAACCTCCGGGTGAATTTTTGA
- a CDS encoding ATP-binding protein, giving the protein MRTPVTNPKPPSSNPLGWGLQRKLIVSMLLVGVVPLLLGLGMAFLRGSKEIQVVSGESFQALATEAARKLDLLVAEEVARTSRIAVHPEIIQQLERHRDLLQSGDKRVSPAAITQQRTSWAARDPVAVRAITENSTALLLRGFYAGSQSESDLLLPQVVRAATKKLFVTDVQGNLFAALTTSPGFAHADSPWWKGTYNKGVGQLFIEDLHFDEQAKTYVFSISLPIMDSLRYEVVGVLHRVIDAKEFFSPSTHPIRFGKTGHVMLIDSRGTVLSCPILPTGVRLSDLALIPKVTGREPGWVTADSDGHGGQGTAIIGFALLPETSRATNGSVENGAWHTFVWQSSDELFAPIRHLMLWMLILASVALCLLATLGYFAASRIVTPVRRLQEAARLIGRGELQEPINIHTGDELEELAVEFNRMHTQLEAAFAGLSTQVEEKTQEVQYLQKSTDQVLDAVPTPIIMIDQQGLIQYMNRASRDTLHAQAEDWSSRPLFDVLPIDDEHRQALRRDLRLVEAGMPVVPPPADRDQAPKEARDPLNQALSPAPPSLRRELRIGPHLYHYEWFPLEGRSGAGKRFGLVLRDTTDESRLQDQLIQAEKSGSLDVLTAGIGHELNNPLFGILGLGEAIQEEGDLARAKGYAQDIVGHGRKMAAIIRDFTGVAARESKSQRIPVDVTAQLEQALAIVQTSHECLGLNVQKHYVAVSPVTALPDQLRLAFINVLTNAIQAMNGQGDLWLTTEEQDDMVTIRIRDNGPGIPKQHLGKVFDPFYTTKGQGEGSGLGLTVAQRLIKKFGGEIRLESPEGQGTTCVMTLPADKSGVRKEEPCVSS; this is encoded by the coding sequence ATGCGCACCCCTGTGACGAACCCCAAGCCCCCCTCATCCAACCCGCTTGGGTGGGGACTACAGCGCAAGCTGATCGTCTCCATGCTGCTGGTCGGCGTGGTCCCTTTGCTGCTCGGCCTCGGCATGGCCTTCCTGCGCGGTTCCAAGGAAATCCAAGTCGTCAGCGGCGAAAGTTTTCAAGCCCTGGCCACCGAGGCCGCCAGAAAGTTGGATTTGCTCGTGGCCGAAGAGGTGGCAAGAACCTCCCGCATCGCCGTCCACCCGGAAATCATCCAACAACTGGAGCGACACCGCGATCTGTTGCAATCCGGCGATAAACGTGTGTCCCCGGCAGCCATCACCCAGCAGCGCACCAGTTGGGCCGCCCGAGACCCCGTCGCGGTTAGAGCCATCACCGAAAATTCCACCGCGCTTCTGCTGCGGGGATTTTACGCCGGCTCACAGAGTGAATCCGACTTGTTGCTGCCCCAGGTGGTGCGGGCGGCCACCAAAAAGCTGTTCGTCACGGACGTGCAGGGCAATCTCTTCGCCGCGCTCACGACCTCCCCCGGCTTTGCCCATGCGGACAGTCCATGGTGGAAGGGCACCTACAACAAGGGGGTGGGCCAGCTCTTTATCGAGGACCTGCACTTCGATGAGCAGGCCAAGACCTATGTCTTCAGCATTTCGCTGCCAATCATGGACAGTCTCCGCTATGAAGTGGTGGGGGTCCTGCACCGGGTCATCGATGCCAAGGAATTCTTCTCTCCTTCTACACATCCCATCCGGTTCGGCAAGACCGGCCATGTCATGTTGATCGACAGCCGGGGGACTGTGCTGAGTTGCCCGATCCTTCCAACCGGCGTTCGCCTGTCGGATCTGGCGCTGATTCCTAAGGTCACCGGTCGGGAACCGGGCTGGGTCACGGCTGACAGCGACGGCCACGGAGGGCAAGGCACCGCCATCATCGGATTCGCGTTGCTGCCTGAAACCAGTCGCGCCACTAACGGATCCGTGGAGAACGGCGCCTGGCATACGTTTGTCTGGCAGTCTTCCGACGAGCTCTTCGCGCCGATCCGACATCTCATGCTGTGGATGCTGATCCTTGCCTCCGTGGCCCTCTGCCTGCTTGCGACATTGGGATATTTTGCCGCCAGCCGGATCGTGACGCCGGTCCGTCGGCTGCAGGAAGCCGCCCGCCTGATCGGGCGCGGCGAATTACAGGAGCCGATCAACATTCACACGGGCGATGAACTGGAAGAGCTGGCCGTTGAATTCAACCGCATGCACACACAGCTGGAGGCGGCCTTTGCCGGCCTGAGCACCCAGGTCGAAGAAAAAACCCAGGAAGTGCAGTACCTGCAAAAATCGACGGACCAGGTGCTCGACGCCGTGCCGACACCCATCATCATGATCGACCAGCAAGGCCTGATCCAGTACATGAACCGGGCCTCGCGGGACACCTTGCATGCACAGGCGGAGGACTGGTCCTCCCGGCCGTTGTTTGACGTGCTGCCCATCGATGACGAGCATCGCCAGGCCCTCCGTCGAGACCTGCGCTTGGTTGAAGCAGGGATGCCCGTAGTCCCGCCCCCTGCAGATCGAGATCAGGCGCCCAAGGAAGCACGAGACCCGCTGAATCAAGCCCTCAGCCCCGCACCCCCGTCACTCCGGCGGGAACTGCGTATCGGTCCCCACCTGTACCATTACGAGTGGTTCCCGCTCGAAGGTCGCAGCGGCGCAGGCAAACGGTTCGGACTCGTCTTGCGCGACACCACCGATGAAAGCCGGTTGCAGGATCAGCTGATTCAAGCGGAAAAGTCCGGCAGCCTGGACGTCCTGACCGCCGGCATCGGCCACGAACTCAATAATCCGCTGTTCGGCATTCTCGGTCTCGGCGAGGCCATTCAGGAAGAGGGGGATTTGGCGCGCGCCAAAGGGTATGCACAGGACATCGTCGGCCATGGCCGGAAGATGGCCGCAATTATCCGCGACTTCACCGGCGTCGCGGCTCGGGAATCCAAGAGCCAGCGCATTCCCGTCGATGTCACCGCCCAACTGGAGCAGGCCCTGGCCATTGTGCAGACCTCTCATGAATGTCTCGGCCTCAACGTCCAGAAACACTATGTGGCGGTGTCTCCGGTCACCGCGCTCCCGGATCAGCTCCGACTCGCCTTCATCAATGTACTCACAAATGCCATTCAGGCCATGAACGGGCAGGGCGACTTGTGGCTCACGACGGAAGAGCAGGATGACATGGTGACCATCAGAATCCGCGACAACGGGCCGGGCATTCCCAAACAGCACCTCGGAAAAGTCTTCGATCCGTTCTATACGACCAAAGGACAGGGAGAAGGCTCTGGCCTCGGCCTGACCGTCGCGCAGAGGTTGATCAAAAAATTCGGCGGCGAGATCCGGCTGGAAAGCCCGGAAGGCCAGGGCACCACCTGTGTCATGACACTACCGGCGGACAAGTCCGGGGTACGGAAGGAGGAGCCATGCGTCTCATCCTGA
- a CDS encoding PBP1A family penicillin-binding protein, translated as MTGVVRWFVRGLLILAGIVLLVAGSALTYGLYLSTSLALPTGDEHPPRLIYGAPFLLKPDLDVAASHLLERLNRLGYHQVDTTVRSPGEYRVTPTDIDIYLHEFPDLHLRPVPARLVLDQGRVARVLSIQSGDELFPAYVEPQLISGLRGASRQVREWVSYDDLSPRFLDILLAIEDRRFFNHPGIDPVAVVRAIWTNLTRGTVIQGGSTITQQLAKNLFYSPQRTFGRKLKESIAALVLEAKYRKQAILESYANEIYLGQVGSVSIYGVGEASHRYFGKRMEALSLEEAALLVGMIKGPNTYSPLRNPALAKQRRDVVLGRLHELGMIDEEARAQAVNAPVRVMPPQDTLADAPFFVDYLLRQVEEATGTPLPDGVRAYTTLDPLLQQLAAQTLARELITLETAYPALKHHPTPVQGALVAIDPATGGILAMVGSRDYRLSQFNRAVQAKRQPGSLFKPLVYLAALEARRELAGGQPMTAATVIVDEPVTLDSGNGVWAPQNYDHKFHGTVSLRAALEQSLNIPAVKIAQAVGTKRILHLAESLGIRSPLADNLSIALGTSGVSLLELTSAYGALAHGGLMVAPTAVQAVMTPEGDPAWHHTPVRRQAVSPQGAYVMTSLLKGVVERGTAAKAKAMGLRGVVAGKTGTTDGYRDAWFIGYTPELVVGVWVGFDDEETLHLTGAQAALPMWVEFMRRIMPATPRDFAQPPAVVTREIDPQSAQLATSKCPQRVAEVFIEGTEPSVYCEVHGSGFWERVKRGFGFF; from the coding sequence GTGACGGGCGTCGTGCGTTGGTTCGTACGAGGACTTCTGATCCTGGCGGGCATCGTGCTCCTTGTCGCAGGGAGCGCCCTGACCTATGGCCTCTACCTTTCCACCAGCCTCGCCCTGCCGACGGGCGATGAGCATCCGCCTCGTCTCATTTACGGCGCGCCGTTTCTGCTGAAACCTGATCTGGACGTTGCCGCCTCACATCTGCTCGAACGCCTCAACCGTCTCGGGTACCACCAGGTCGACACGACGGTTCGCTCGCCGGGGGAGTACCGTGTGACGCCGACCGACATCGACATTTACCTGCACGAGTTTCCCGATTTGCATTTGCGCCCCGTTCCGGCCCGCTTGGTGCTCGATCAGGGGCGTGTGGCACGGGTGCTCTCGATTCAGAGCGGTGATGAGTTGTTTCCCGCCTATGTGGAACCGCAACTCATCAGCGGATTGCGCGGTGCTTCCCGACAGGTACGGGAATGGGTGTCGTATGACGATCTGTCGCCACGATTCCTGGACATTCTCTTGGCGATCGAAGATCGACGCTTCTTCAACCATCCGGGCATCGATCCGGTTGCCGTGGTGCGTGCGATCTGGACGAATCTCACACGCGGAACCGTCATTCAGGGCGGGAGTACGATCACCCAGCAGCTGGCGAAAAACCTGTTCTATTCCCCGCAACGGACGTTCGGAAGAAAGCTGAAGGAGTCCATTGCGGCCTTGGTCTTGGAGGCGAAGTATCGCAAACAGGCGATTCTCGAAAGTTATGCCAATGAGATTTATCTCGGGCAAGTCGGCTCGGTCTCCATCTATGGGGTCGGGGAGGCGTCTCACCGGTATTTCGGGAAACGCATGGAGGCGTTGAGTCTGGAGGAGGCCGCGTTGCTGGTGGGCATGATCAAGGGGCCGAATACCTATTCGCCGTTGAGAAACCCCGCCCTGGCCAAACAACGCCGCGATGTCGTCCTGGGGCGATTGCATGAATTGGGCATGATCGACGAGGAGGCCCGGGCGCAAGCCGTCAACGCACCGGTTCGGGTGATGCCGCCGCAGGATACGTTGGCCGATGCGCCCTTCTTCGTCGATTATCTGCTTCGGCAGGTGGAGGAGGCCACCGGCACGCCGCTTCCCGACGGCGTCCGGGCGTACACGACCCTTGATCCCCTGTTGCAGCAGTTGGCCGCGCAGACGTTGGCGCGCGAGTTGATCACGCTCGAAACGGCGTATCCGGCGCTGAAACACCATCCCACACCCGTGCAGGGGGCACTAGTGGCGATTGATCCCGCCACCGGCGGGATTCTGGCCATGGTAGGAAGCCGTGATTATCGCCTGAGCCAGTTCAATCGGGCCGTGCAGGCGAAGCGTCAACCGGGTTCATTGTTCAAGCCGCTGGTCTATCTCGCCGCCTTGGAGGCTCGCCGTGAACTGGCCGGTGGGCAACCGATGACCGCCGCGACGGTGATTGTGGACGAACCGGTTACCCTCGACTCTGGAAACGGCGTCTGGGCGCCGCAAAACTATGATCACAAATTCCACGGGACGGTTTCGCTACGAGCGGCATTGGAACAATCTCTCAACATCCCGGCGGTCAAGATCGCGCAGGCGGTCGGGACCAAACGTATTCTCCATCTCGCTGAGAGTCTGGGAATCCGGAGTCCCTTGGCCGACAATCTGTCCATCGCGCTGGGGACCTCCGGCGTCTCGTTGTTGGAACTCACCTCGGCCTACGGAGCCTTGGCACATGGGGGCTTGATGGTGGCCCCGACGGCTGTGCAGGCGGTGATGACTCCGGAAGGGGATCCGGCCTGGCACCATACGCCGGTTCGGCGTCAGGCGGTGTCGCCCCAGGGAGCCTACGTGATGACGTCGCTCTTGAAAGGAGTGGTCGAACGGGGAACCGCGGCGAAAGCCAAAGCGATGGGGCTGCGCGGGGTCGTGGCGGGCAAGACGGGGACGACGGACGGGTATCGCGATGCCTGGTTCATCGGCTATACGCCGGAGCTGGTGGTGGGGGTGTGGGTGGGCTTCGATGACGAGGAGACCTTGCATTTGACCGGAGCGCAAGCCGCCCTGCCGATGTGGGTGGAATTCATGCGTCGGATCATGCCGGCGACTCCGCGTGATTTCGCCCAGCCGCCGGCGGTGGTGACGCGCGAGATCGATCCCCAGTCTGCGCAACTTGCCACCTCGAAATGTCCGCAGCGGGTGGCGGAGGTGTTTATCGAGGGCACGGAGCCGTCGGTTTACTGCGAAGTGCATGGCAGCGGATTCTGGGAACGGGTGAAACGCGGTTTTGGTTTTTTCTAG
- a CDS encoding sensor histidine kinase gives MTPNATRIAIIGAGKGGVALLDLLHQIPDVDIVGITDKDPAAPGLQRARDLHVLVEPQAADLIQNERVTLIMDVTGDPAMTRMIQTLKRPTAEVLSGAAARLLWKLVQHQSKLEAELFQADKLAGLGSFAAGIAHDINNPLQLILGLAENLEDEQDLAVVHEQARDITEAVKRTSAICRDLTRYARRKGAVEDVMVNLNTKLDEALRIARYAVTLQDVTVVKRYVDEAVVKGNPDELLHVFVNLITNAVQAIQVRGTLTLETRIGPDGTVSASVSDTGCGIPKEAFSKIFEPLYTTKPPGKGTGLGLYNVMSVISKMDGHICVESDVGVGTTFRIEFPQMQPTTSCAPL, from the coding sequence ATGACACCGAACGCCACGAGGATAGCCATCATCGGAGCGGGCAAAGGCGGCGTCGCGCTCCTGGATCTCCTTCATCAAATCCCCGACGTCGACATCGTCGGCATCACGGACAAGGATCCCGCGGCCCCTGGCCTTCAACGAGCACGGGACCTCCATGTGCTCGTTGAACCGCAAGCAGCCGACCTCATCCAGAACGAGCGCGTCACGCTGATCATGGACGTGACGGGCGATCCGGCGATGACGCGGATGATTCAGACCTTGAAGCGCCCCACCGCCGAGGTCCTGAGCGGAGCAGCGGCTCGACTGCTCTGGAAGCTCGTCCAACATCAATCGAAACTGGAGGCCGAACTGTTTCAAGCCGACAAACTCGCGGGCCTGGGCTCATTCGCAGCCGGCATCGCACACGATATCAACAATCCGCTGCAGTTGATCCTCGGCCTTGCGGAAAATCTCGAAGACGAGCAGGACCTCGCCGTCGTCCACGAGCAGGCCCGCGACATCACCGAGGCAGTCAAACGCACCAGCGCCATCTGCCGGGACCTCACCCGATACGCCAGACGCAAGGGCGCCGTCGAAGACGTCATGGTCAACCTCAACACGAAACTCGACGAAGCCTTGAGAATCGCCCGGTATGCCGTGACGCTACAGGATGTCACGGTCGTAAAGCGATACGTCGACGAGGCCGTCGTCAAAGGCAATCCAGACGAACTGCTGCACGTCTTCGTCAATTTGATCACGAACGCGGTCCAGGCCATTCAGGTCCGCGGCACGTTGACGCTCGAAACCCGTATCGGACCGGACGGCACGGTCAGCGCCTCCGTAAGCGATACCGGGTGCGGCATTCCGAAGGAAGCCTTCTCCAAAATCTTCGAACCGCTGTACACGACAAAACCACCCGGGAAAGGGACAGGGTTGGGATTGTACAATGTGATGTCGGTCATCTCGAAAATGGACGGGCACATTTGCGTCGAAAGCGACGTCGGAGTCGGCACGACGTTCCGAATCGAATTTCCACAGATGCAACCGACCACATCATGCGCACCCCTGTGA
- a CDS encoding bactofilin family protein produces MMKKSGFVESDNITLLAKGVLLRGEIHVEGTVRIDGRLEGDLQTAGTVVIGEDGVVQGTITAGIVISSGKIKATVRATERLQLLKTGLLIGEVHTPAFSMEDGAKFQGTSDMGVSSWGEDAQKLPPNVRDIASQRPKAVAAVGDNA; encoded by the coding sequence ATGATGAAGAAGTCCGGCTTTGTGGAAAGCGACAATATCACCCTGTTGGCCAAGGGCGTCTTGCTCAGAGGGGAAATTCATGTGGAGGGCACCGTGCGCATCGACGGTCGGTTGGAGGGCGACCTGCAGACCGCCGGCACCGTCGTGATCGGGGAAGACGGGGTGGTGCAGGGCACCATCACCGCCGGGATCGTGATCAGCAGCGGGAAGATCAAGGCCACGGTCCGCGCTACGGAACGGTTGCAGCTGCTAAAGACCGGTCTCCTCATCGGCGAGGTGCATACGCCGGCCTTTTCGATGGAAGATGGCGCAAAATTTCAAGGCACGTCGGACATGGGCGTGTCGTCTTGGGGCGAGGATGCGCAGAAACTCCCCCCCAATGTCCGTGATATTGCCTCGCAACGTCCCAAGGCTGTTGCCGCAGTGGGCGACAACGCCTGA
- a CDS encoding AI-2E family transporter: MNRRQIFALCFFGVLLALLYQMALMFRPFVFPVLWAVILAHLCFPLHVRVTAWLGGRESHSAALLTLAALALVVVPLVVLSVMLVKEAGSAERAVREWIASGGVQQLPDRLSGLPGGSAAREWLERVTGRESDLEQFVLSSAKTFSKFVVGELSDLVRDIFMLVADFLVMVFTLFFFFKDGRHWLMSLYGLIPLESSHKDKILLRLDQTIRAVVKGIVLTAIAQGLLAGAAYAVLGVPFPMVLMALTILLAPLPFGGTALIWGPVALYLLWTGAVGKGLVMLAWGIGVVSTIDQILKPLFIGQGAQVPVLLLTFSVLGGLAAYGILGLFLGPILVGLFLTALQIYRDEYQPSASSLVQS, translated from the coding sequence ATGAACCGACGCCAGATATTCGCACTCTGCTTTTTCGGCGTCTTATTGGCGCTGCTGTATCAGATGGCTCTGATGTTCCGCCCCTTCGTGTTTCCGGTCCTCTGGGCGGTCATTCTGGCGCATCTGTGCTTTCCGCTGCATGTTCGTGTGACGGCGTGGTTGGGAGGCAGGGAGTCGCATTCCGCCGCACTGCTCACGCTGGCCGCGCTTGCGTTGGTTGTGGTGCCGCTGGTCGTGCTCAGCGTGATGCTCGTCAAGGAGGCCGGGTCGGCGGAGCGAGCGGTGCGCGAATGGATCGCTTCCGGAGGGGTGCAGCAATTGCCCGATCGCCTGTCGGGCTTGCCGGGCGGGAGCGCGGCCAGGGAATGGCTGGAGCGCGTGACAGGAAGGGAGAGCGATCTGGAGCAGTTCGTCCTTTCCAGCGCCAAGACGTTCAGCAAGTTCGTCGTGGGCGAGTTGAGCGATCTCGTGCGGGACATTTTCATGCTGGTGGCTGATTTTCTGGTCATGGTGTTTACGTTGTTCTTCTTTTTCAAAGACGGCCGGCATTGGCTGATGTCGCTGTATGGCCTGATCCCGCTCGAATCTTCACATAAGGACAAGATCCTCCTTCGCTTGGACCAAACCATTCGTGCCGTGGTGAAGGGGATCGTGTTGACGGCCATCGCCCAAGGCCTGCTCGCCGGCGCGGCCTATGCCGTCCTGGGAGTACCGTTCCCCATGGTGTTAATGGCACTGACTATTTTGCTGGCCCCGCTGCCGTTCGGCGGGACGGCGCTCATCTGGGGGCCGGTTGCGTTGTATCTCCTATGGACCGGGGCGGTGGGGAAGGGGTTAGTGATGCTGGCCTGGGGGATCGGGGTCGTCTCGACGATCGACCAGATTTTGAAACCGTTGTTTATCGGGCAGGGGGCACAGGTTCCCGTATTGTTGCTGACCTTCAGTGTGCTGGGGGGGCTGGCGGCCTACGGCATCCTGGGGTTGTTCCTGGGGCCGATTCTCGTCGGCCTCTTCCTCACCGCCTTGCAGATCTACCGGGACGAGTATCAGCCATCGGCGTCGTCGCTGGTCCAATCTTGA
- a CDS encoding response regulator, protein MEDFKSGFFMSETACNGRVLIVDDEPDIRKVVRMTLQKAGYEVLEAENGEKAIEAINTGENRLLLDVLICDIRMPKINGVEAIAYFQQEWPRVPIIVLTGFPDTDMATSFLRSGVVDYLVKPVEGEKLRTAVARAMEQRELAQL, encoded by the coding sequence ATGGAAGACTTCAAATCGGGCTTCTTCATGAGTGAGACTGCATGTAACGGCCGAGTGCTCATCGTCGATGACGAACCGGACATCCGGAAAGTCGTTCGCATGACCCTCCAGAAAGCGGGCTATGAAGTGCTTGAGGCCGAGAATGGCGAAAAGGCCATCGAGGCCATCAACACCGGGGAAAACCGGCTGCTGTTGGACGTCCTGATCTGTGACATTCGCATGCCGAAGATCAACGGTGTCGAGGCGATTGCCTACTTCCAGCAGGAATGGCCACGGGTCCCGATCATCGTCCTGACCGGTTTCCCCGATACCGACATGGCCACTTCCTTCCTGCGTAGTGGCGTAGTCGACTATCTGGTGAAACCGGTGGAAGGCGAGAAGCTGCGCACAGCAGTCGCCAGGGCCATGGAGCAAAGGGAACTGGCCCAATTGTAG